The Anoplopoma fimbria isolate UVic2021 breed Golden Eagle Sablefish chromosome 9, Afim_UVic_2022, whole genome shotgun sequence genome contains the following window.
AAGACTTCTGAGTGTCTTTGCAAACATTTACGCCCTCTCTTGCACTCAGTCTATTAAACCgccgttcacacacacacacacacacacacacacacacacacacacacacacacacacacacacacacacacacacacacacacacacacacacacacacttggttGCAGTGTGTCAACGCTAATGGGTATTGtgtgtctcctgtctgttttgttttttggttccctttatttttgttttctttgagttTGATTTAACTCCGTCAGTCATCAGGCAGCGATGAATCGTTGGCTGCCGGCCACCAGCAGCACATCCGTCCCCATGGCCCCCTGGTTCTCAGACTGGGCCACGGGCCCTCTGCTACCATAGGGGGCCCTGTGGGCACCCGGCAGGATGGGGAGGTGGTCCGCTGTGgtttcttccctcctcctcctcttccttcctgctcttcctcctcctcagcatcaCTTCTATTGGTGGCGGCCCCTCTGCcttctcagccaatcagctcgAGACTGGTGAGAGGTGCCGCCTACTCTCAGTACATCCACCCTTCTGTCGAGTGCACCCCATTCCTTTTTCCATTCCACCTTTCAAGTGAACAGACACAACTCTTGATTactaaatgtcatttttttaaaatgatgttgcTGAAAAAATGATTTCCTATTTAAGAATGCCGTTTTCATAGTTCATACAAGAGTAATGCCTCTTCTCTGCTTTCACTTTGGAGCTGCCTCGGCTGAAATTAGTTTCTgtgctgtttttccttttccatactttcaaaattattttctcATGGCTCCTCATCATGGACAATGAGTAGCCTGGACACTTCTTttcagttaaacaaaaaaaaagaaaaaaatcagtgctttataaatgtataatgtttACCCTTAAgcttgtcagtgtgtttttggaCACATCGGTTTCCACTTTTTCAATGTCAAAAAGGGTGTTAGAGGAGTTGTTTGTCTACTCAACTTTCTACTTGAATCCCCgggtgatttatttatttatttttcccaacGTTGCAGTAACTGACTGTCTGAAGGACTTTATGTCGGTTGTTTAAGGTGCAAAACTCGGAGCACatctatgattgagggattTTCCTCCACAGGTCTCTCAACGTGGTGACACGTGAGCTGGCACAAGGGCAGCACTGCTGAccgagctaacagtgtttacgaCGGGGGGGATTCGGAGGCTGGGTGCTATGTTTTCATGACGACGACGTCAGTTGAGACACTATCAGTGGAAACTACTGTGTGAACGCAGTGCAAAACGGCAGCTTTGAGCAaggctcacatgcactaacgtGCACTAAAAGTCACGCACAGCCgcgtatgtaaacaaataacaGGGAAGCTCTGATTACATCACACtacatctttacatagcaaatagtcgTTTGCTGCAATATTAATGTTCTTAATATTGTATAGAGATCCTTCAACAGGGATATGGTGTTGTGATTGTCTTCTCTTGTATCAAAATGTAGATTTTAGAGGCTTTTCTCTGATTGAAACCATGTTCATAAGCAAAAAGTCCAAAACAATCTAATACTGACCTCATCGTACCTGAACCACATGCTAGTTTACGATATTAAAGGCACGTCATTCTcttgtgccacacacacacacacacacacacacacacacacacacacacacacacacacacacacacacacacacacacacacacacacacacacacacaaacataataacaGAAATGATTGGGATATTCTCTTCAATATGCCGTTGTAGCTCTGTTGAAGCCGCACAACATTGCTGCTCACTAAAAAGCGTTTATCAGTGACGCTGTGGCTGTTTCTAAGTAAAAAGAACTTAAATGTGTGATAAATTGTAATGATGACATTGAAAATCTGATGTTAAGCATATAAATATTCATCTGTTATTGGTGAACAGTTAAACCAAAAATACTCTGTATGAGATTATCAGATTTTTGGGGGCTGGTTTATTACTGGTTTATTCTGTTATTGAGTGGCTGCAAAGCATACACTACATTACTTTATGTTCACtatgttatgtttatgtaaCAATAGTATGACTGACTCAGTGTGAGTTAATGATGACAAGAGCTGGTCTCTTGATGGTTAAGAGACCAGCCCCCTTCGGATTACAGATATATCAAGGATTTGGACAAGATCATAATTAGTTATAGGACATCAGCACATAATGGCAGCTTCTGTCCAATAAATGTCACCGGCCTCTAATAATTTGAAGCCAAAACTGCCAGCTAAATCTCATAACGGATTCTTTGCGATTCCAAAGTCGCCTCTGATAttaacatgttttcctttttcatccAGCAGTCTAAAGGAGACAAAGGTGAAGGTCTTCCAGCGGTGAGTGTTTGTTGTTGGGTCTATGCTTTGACATGTTTAATTCTAAAACACTCTCTTAATttatattgggtttttttctctctctctacccttTCTTTCTGTCCCTTCCCTCCATCCCTCGCTCCTCTTCCTGAATGTCCAGAAGCGGAAATCTTCCACCCTGCTGGATGCTCGCATTGCTAAGATTTACCGACGACAGAGACACAGCCGCGACGACGACGACTCTgccagtgatgatgatgatgatgattatgatgatgatgaaggtttGTCTCTCCAAAAACAAAGTGCTTGAAGCTCTACTTTTGGTGTTATTGTGATGACGttattttgacctgatgaccTGTCCTATCCATCCGTCAATCTCTTCAGCCTCTCGGAGAAGAAAGAATACTCTCCACTCCCGAGTGGGGAGCCACTCTTCCAGGAGGGGGTTTGGTGCCAACAGGAGAGGCCTGCTGAGAGGCGGCTCGGCCCACAAAGGAAACAGAGGGCCCATGACTGgctcctcctcactcctcaaGCTAAAGCGAGGGATTGGCATGAGGGAGGGAGTACGGAGGGGAAGAGGGGTGAGGCTGAGGGGAGGCTCCAAGATGCAGCGAAGAGGAGACGAATCCGAGGAGTcggacgacgacgacgacgaggATGACGACgacgaggatgaagaagaggacagcgaagaaggagacaaagaaCGACTGCATCGCCGGCGTAGGAGGCGCAGGAATGATGACGAtgacgatgacgatgatgatgatgatgacgaagaCGATGAAGATGAGGACAGTGAGGGGCAGGAGTTTGaccctgaagaggaggagatggacacgctggaagatgaagaggacgacgaggaggaagaggtggaggcaGAAGGCCACTGGGATTCAGACCCAGAACCTCCAGTCCTCCTGGTGTCCGATCTGAATGATGACCTCATGAGTGGCTCCTACCTGACTGTCACTCTGCAGCGCCCCCACAAGGCCACGCGACACTCTGGTAAGACTACAAGTCCGAACAGCTTCAACATAATCAATTTAGAGCATCCtaagtacagtgtgtgtatatatttatttatttctcttttccctAATGAtcagtaaagtaaaaaatgtcttgttgtCGCTGCTCAGGCTCCATAGTTCCAAAGCTAGAAGCAGCCATGGGTCTGAGGACAGCAGGCGGTGGTCAGCAGGGCTTCATCCAGAGAAAGACTGCTCTGTCCAAAGCTTCACGACTCAGGAGCGCTGATACCACAGCTGACGGCTTAACCCCAAGAGGACCTGGCAGGTAGAGCTCAACACACGGCTTCATTTGAGTAGTAGTAGTCATGTGTTAAACTGAATTTGATCTAGTGTGAGTTGAGACCATGGATGGACAAAAcgtgactttttaaatgtaaaaccttAAAACATCCCAAACACTCGCATACACATTGAACTTGAGACCAAAGCAGCCATGGTACATGGAAGAAGGCTAAAGGATATACGTCATGTTATGTGTATGCTTTAGTTACTAGTTCAATGTTATTTTACAGCAGTGCACATTGGCCAGGAGTTTATTGGTCTATTCAGTTCATGTCATGTAATCAATTGATTTGATGCCAGAATTGATCTAAAAAATCGAGACTGAAACATTGTGTCCGAcattttgtagtcatttttatgCATTATAGAAGTTCACTTAAGCAGAGGGCAGACAGCTACTCCGAAACTTGTTTTGGTGAGGGTCATCATACATTGTCCATCACGGACTTGACAAAACGTTCTTTTCTGTTGGGCGCAACTGAAAGCGCAACCCGTAAACAACTAGAATTACTAGCTTCTGGTTTTATGCCTAACCAGTCATgttacagtttacatccatgtctgtccaataTGTCACcacatcatcattttatcccATTAGacgtttgtgtgaaattgtcataattgcCATATGAATTCTCGAGTTTTGGCCAAAAACAGAGACGCACAACCCCGAAACAATATGCCTGCAGCCTTGACTGTCATTGGCGCAGAGGCATTGTAGAAACTGACTCATCGCAATCTGTTTGTTTCATGCATGTGACctccttaaaacaaaaaaaccttcatGTTTGATCTTGTAGGCCACGTCTGCGGGGTAACAGAGGCCCTAGAGATCACTCTGCGACGACTTCAGAGGAAGAGGGAACCACCGCTCCGTCTGCTACCTCCACCCTGACCCTGCCGTCCCTGCTGTCCTTGCCGTCCTTTAAGGACGTAGGCaacgacagaggaggggagaaggAGGTGTGGGTATCTGTGTTCAAGTACCTGAACAGAGCCGAGCTGTTGGCCTGCATGACCGTCTGTAAGGCCTGGTACAAGTGGTACGTCGCCCTTTTTTACTCGACAAACAGAACATTCCTCAAAATACAGAGTGTGGTTGAGTTTTGTGCTTAGCTGGTGAACAGGAAGCAGCGCTCCCACGCAGCTTGTGAATAAAACCGCTCGCATCTCACTGTCCTTTGCAGGAGCTGTGACAAGCGCCTGTGGAGCCATGTGGACGTGAGTCGGTGCAGCCCGCTCAGTAACCAGGCCCTGGCAGGCATCATTAAACGCCAGCCCACCTCTCTGGACCTGTCCTGGACCCCCCTGGCCAAGAGACAGCTTAACTGTCTGCTAACAAGGCTCCCAggtagtaacacacacacacacacacacacacacacacacacacacacacacacacacacacacacacacaaacccctgTCCCTACATGACTCATAACACCCCCTCTatctcttttgtgtgtgtgtgtgtgtgtgtcttcaggtCTGAGGGAGTTAAGGGTCACTGGTCTGTCCTGGTCATGCATGTCAGCGATGGTCTCTCCCACTCTGCCCTACCTGCGGCTTCTGGACCTGCGCTGGTGTGAAGGCCTTAAAGATGCCCAGATTAAAGAGATCATCATCCCGCCTGGTGAGTAGCAGCAGAGATGAGCGGCGTCAACACTCGGTGGCAATATTGTAGTATTCTGATTATGgcaataataatcaatcctttacaatggggaaattatttctctgcatttaacccatcccggaggagcagtgggctgcaatgaagcgcccggggagcaacttggggttaggtgtcttgctcaaggacacctcggcatgttgccggtagaggggtttgaaccaccaaccttgtggttacgggacaagcgctctacctcatgtgccacagccgcccaataATGCCAGAGAGGCAGAAGAAAGATTGATGAGCACTCTAGTCCATCTGAAGGCTGCAAATCTCTGTTCCTGGgaatgatgatgtcactgtcaAACAACAATTACAAACAGCACAAAGACCTGCCTATACGTATATCAGACATGATGTTGTAGGTTCAAGGGTTCACAGGGTTGTGCAACTAAATGCAACCAGTAGTGGCGTGTTAGCAGCATGTTGGCAGCCTCCATCTCAAGTGACGTTTTCCTCCATCTATGTCCGTTGCTGCAGGTTCCGAGTTGTCCCGCAGCAGACTGAGGAACATGGTGACACTGCGTCTGTCCGGTCTGGACGTCAGTGAGTCAACTCTGAGGCTGCTTCAGCGCCACATGCCCCAGCTGGAGAGACTAGACCTGGCTCACTGCAAGAACATGGCAGACTCGTCTATTGCCATGCTGGCAGCAGCCGGTACTCACACCCGCAACGGCCTCACTGAACTCACACTGGCAGGTGGGTGTTTGCGCAACAGTCACACTTCACACTGATTGATCACATTGCCTTTCATCTTGCTTGTTCTTCGGTAGGAGTAAAACTTCTTATCGATCTTCTTTTTTGATGCCTGCCTCATCCTGATCCTCTTTTAATATCTGCTGATAACTAATTCCATCCCATCCTTATATTTGCACAGCAGCATGTATTGATGCCTACATTCTTAAAGTAGAAAAGCTATTTATGTTTACCATGCTATTTGtcaagtaaatgtaaaaaaacaaaaaccttaaaaaacCCATTTGGGATGGAAGCAGCTCCTGACGTCtgtctgtttgcgtctgtgtGTCCAGGCTGCAGTGAGCTGACCGATGGCTGTCTGTCCTACCTGAAGCGTCTGTCCTCTCTGACTCTGCTGGACCTCAGAGGCTGTAAGGGCATCAGCAGACGAGCCTGCGATGCTTTCATCTCTGACCTGTCACACGTTGCCCTCTACTGTAtgatggaggagaagctcaTCCAGCGCCTGGATTAACAAAGACACTTCCGTACCTGTATACAGAACAGCGAGTCGGAATAACTGGGAAACAGTCCGGCCTAGTACAATCTGTGTGAAGGAGCTAGTGTTACATgaggagaattaaaaaaaacttgtgtaTGCTCAACCTTTTTTGTTTAGGTTGTTTTTCAAAACTTGGAGTTGGTTGTGAGAGCCATTGAACCAGACCAAACTGACATTGTGACTACAAAGCTCCTAAAATGAGTCTTTTGACTCAAAAAAGACCTTTCAGTTGTATTTGTATACTGTTGATGGAGCCTGGCCAGCATTTTCTACTTGCCTTTGAACTTGGTGCTAACTTTAAATTGATATTTTCATCTGGCAAGACTACAAATTataattttccaaaatgtcagaatatttCTTTGAAGAGTTTTGACTCCAAAGATTTCCTTGACCTCTCAAAGTTTCAAATTCTATCATTGCAAAAATACGCATATAATGTTTAACCAGAATTCTGGCTTAACAGGAAACTACCTTTTCAGTGTACAGGATGGGGCGACGCTTTCAAGCAGTCTCAATAGTTTTGGGGAGTTATAATACAGACAATAGTTGGCTCACTGAACTGGAACAAACCCCACGTGTAATTGAATGTTATTCTGTATTTGTACAGTAaattacatgtgtgtgtatatatatatgtttattttatgtttaactgAGATTCAATCAATTGACATTgtacaattatttttctaacagtgaaaagttaataaatgtgaatgtttgaaCTTTTTTGGTATCATTTGTTCAGCAGCTAAAGCAATGTGTTTCCccgcatacaaacacacagtactGCATACTTAACCATGTGGACTACAGTGGTTTTGAGTCCTCATTTATACGTGTGAAGCAGAATCGGGTCTGGGAAAAACTTGGCgctgttcttttctctttcactttaGTTTGTGGGCAGCAGAGGGTGCTGCTTCAAACACAGCACAGACATCACTTACTATTAAGAGCACTGTCACACATTCTTCCGTGCAGTACATCTAATCGTTTCAATGAAAAGcaatttaaagagaaaatgggAGACTGAGTAACTTATTACAAACCAAATATAATTTTTCATATACACCATGAATCCATTCACTGACGCTGTAAACAGTGGATCCCAGAACCAGTGAAAAGACTAAATTCTGAGCTGGGCTGGTAAATTCAAAGTAAAAACCCAACAAACAGTATTAGCACACATTTTAGATATTGGTATTTCAGAGTGTACAGAAGCTGTTCGTAGCTCTGCACTTTTCAATCGATTCATGTTCTAAAAAGGGAAACCAAAACCATTAATATCTGCACATAAAATGAGTGGCAACAGGTATTTGTGATTGGGTGGACTGACCCTTTATCAGCAGTGTACTTGCTCTTGCTATTTTTAAAAGATCCTGTCAAACACACCAATGTTCCGAACTCAGCTTTTATTACAAACCAAAAATTCATTCACATCTACGAAGAAACACGagcatactgtgtgtgtgtgtgtgtgtgtgtgtgtgtgtgtgtgtgagagtctgaCTAATAGCTCTTGGTGCTCTCGTATGAATCTGGGAAAGGGAGGCTGACTTGTCCACTTCCAGCCACCAGAGGCAGGACTCCCGCGTTGGGAACGACGTTCCATGACAGCGTCAGAGTGATGTTCTTATTGGCCCTGGAGACGACATGGTCAGCTGGTCATTTTACATAACAAACGTTCAAACCTTAACCTCAGATTTCTGATGGTATTCATCAGAAGCTTGCACAAACATTTAcgttaaaacataacatttacagTGCTATAatgtcctctgtgttctctggaGGAGCTTTTGTCTGAGATAAGACacctctgatgatgtcatacaaTGCAATATGGGAAATCGCCTGTATTGCAAGTCTCCTGTACCCCAACTCGATGGAATACTAAATTACTGGATCAGTCCAGtaaatttggcttttttttaggTCCAGAAAATAACTGACCAAATCTCCAAAGTACGATTAAACTCTGAATGCCTCTTGGTTGTATCGTCAGTAAGATCTTGTCAGCCTATACTGTGGTAATATTGAACAGCAATTAAGTCTTATCCAATTAGGTAaactatttcctttttattaaaacatcagGGCACACATCATCCTCATCCATGTGTTGAATAAGGTGGGGTTGACCATGCTGTTGCAAATATGTTACGTTAGTGTTCAACAGTTAACAGTCTCTTTTCAgagttttaaaagttttgttgtCAGCAGAGTTTTGGGCTCACATGGCATTActattacagtacagtacttaaTCCTGATAAATCAGCAGCAGGCCAAGTGATAACCTCATGAATCAGTCCACTGCTCCAATCTTCACTTTTGCGGTCTCATCACTTAGCTAATATTGAAACCTGGAACACTGATTATAACCTCACATCAGGGAGGTGATGCTCCCACATATGTACATTAATAGCATTCGTATTTTGTAGATTGATCAAGGTGGCGCtgatttatactttttttcatattctgaTGAGTAGTTTTTTGTATCGTTTTATAAACTTTgtgtaaaacatgtaaaatctTTTTCTGAAAAGTAATAAGCATCTatgataaatgtagtgaagtaaacattaaatggataaataaatatattaaataggagaacatttaaatattccAAGTACAAGTGCCtcaaaattttattttttactaattgTAATGaattcatgcatgtgtgtgcaggtcTTACCGTAGTCCATTCCCGTCATCGAAGAAGAAGTATTTGGATTTCATGTCTCTGAGGTTCAGTTTGGTGTTTTCACCTCGAAGAACAATTTTATCCCACAGCACCACCTGGTTCAgagactgagacacacacacgcacacacacacaaagatcaaCAATGAGATGAAcctaacattaacattttgatCCTTGTAAAGGTAGAATATGTTGTTAAGCTTTTGTTTATTATACTGTATACCTAATTAAGTGTCCAGGGAGTGTATTAACATGAGGATTGTACAATTTGGAATGTTTTTACCTGCAGTACAATGCATGTATTTTAGGCTGGATATTGTGGCTTCATATTGAAGACTTATATAATATGCGTCTATCATACCCATAtagatacagtgggtacggaaagtattcagacccctttaaatttttcactctttgtttcattgcagccatttgctaaaatcaaagaagttcattttttttcgcattaatgtacactcagcaacccatcttgacagaaaaaaacagaaatgtagaaatgtttgcaaatttattaaaaaagaaaaactgaaatatcacatggtcataagtattcagaccctttgctgtgacactcatatttaactcacatgctgtccatttcttctgatcctccttgagatggttctactccttcattggagtccagctgtgtttaattaaactgattggacttgattaggaaaggcacacacctgtctatataagaccttacagcatcacagtgcatgtcagaacaaatgagaatcatgaggtcgaaggaactgcccaaggagctcagagacagaattgtggcaaggcacagatctggccaaggttacaaaagaatttctgcagcactcaaggttcctaagagcacagtggcctccataatccttaaatggaagaagtatgggatgaccagaactcttcctagacctggccgtccagccaaactgagcaatcgtgggagaagagccttggtgagagaggtaaagaagaacccaaagatcactgtggctgagctccagagatgcagtagggagatgggagaaagttccacaaagtcaactatcactgcagccctccaccagtcagGGCtatatggcagagtggcccgacggaagcctctcctcagtgcaagacatatgaaagcccgcatagagtttgccaaaaaacacatggaggactcccaaactatgagaaataagattctctggtctgatgagaccaagattgaacttttggcgttaattctaagcggtatgtgtggagaaaaccaggcactgctcatcacctgcccaatacaatcccaacagtgaaacatggtggtggcagcatcatgctatgggggtgtttttcagctgcagggacaggacgactggttgcaattgaaggaaagatgaatgcggccaagtacagagatatcctggaagaaaacctcctccagagtgctcaggacctcagactgggccgaaggttcaccttccaacaagacaatgacccgaagcacacagctaaaataacaaaggagtggcttcggaacaagtctgtgaccattcttgactggcccagccagagccctgacctaaacccaattgagcatctctggagagacctgaaaatggctgtccaccaacgttcaccatccaacctgacagaactggagaggatctgcaaggaagaatggcagaggatccccaaatccaggtgtgagaaacttgttgcatcattcccaagaagactcatggctgtactagctcaaaagggtgcttctactcaatactgagcaaagggtctgaatacttatgaccatgtgatatttcagtttttcttttttaataaatttgcaaagatttctacatttctgtttttttctgtcaagatgggttgctgagtgtacattaatgcgaaaaaaaatgaactttttcgattttagcaaatggctgcaatgaaacaaagggtgaaaaatttaaaggggtctgaatactttccgtacccactgtatatactgtatgacaCAATGCAAGAGTTGACTGGGACTTAAATTACCCTTTGTGGCGTGCTCTGCAGAcagctagtgtgtgtgtttactatgACTTGAATTGCTTTGTGATGTACTCAGCAGACttatattctgtgtgtgtgtgtgtgtgtgtgtgtgtgtgtgtgtgtgtgtggacaatGACTTGCATTGCTTTATGGTGTACTCAGCAGACatagtaagtgtgtgtgagttgacTATGACTCACATTGCTCTTCGAGCCGTACTCAGCGGACAGATAGAGAAACAGCTGTTTCACGTTCCAGTCAAAAATTGGCTGCAAATGTAGGACAAGTTAAGGAACAACAAGAGAAAAGACATTTCAATGCAGAAACCAGAGCTGGTTGAGTTTTACTTCTGTCTTACAATGGACCATGtcaacaccataccaacagaaTAGACACTTGTTAACTTATTACAGAACACTGACATGGGTCTTATTCTAAGGGACTTCTGTAgtagaataataatatttataatataacattGAAACAGGTCTCTGTTGActttattaaatcacattttaatgtttggaCCAGGGTGTGTTACTTCTATTTTAGAGATGATTACGCTTTACGTTTTGGAAATACAGTTACTATGATGCCTACGGTGATGTAAACAAGAAGTTTAATGTTGAAATGGATTCACTGAGTTATGCTGTAGGATACAACTTGAGCCCTGATATTTAGGCTTATATTTGTTCATATTAAAAGTGTGCTGAATGAGCTATGATAAGCTCCTTTTTGCAGTGTACCTATGAATGTACAAACAACTATCACTGGcttactttgatactgaagaaaactgaGGCGAGTTATACAGCGTCTTCTTTCTATGATTTTCACGGAGAGTAAAAGCACGTactgaaaaaacacatgtaCAATGTCAGATTTGACCGAATTATGAAGTTTTTTGACGCAAATTGTGGGCATTAAGCTTTAAAGTTGACctctctgatgtcaagaacttcagaccggtttctcttctaccctttctatccaaaacacttgaacgcgctgtctctaaacaactgtcttcctacctccaccagaacaacctcttggacccccaccagtccgggttcaaggtgggtcactcgtcagagacggccctccttgcggtgacagagtcgcttcacgctgcgagagcgaactctctctcctctgtcctgattctcctggacctgtcagcggcgtttgacacggtgaaccaccagatcctcctctccaccctcgaggggatgggcgtctcaggctctgcactctccctgtttgcatcctacctgacaggccgatcctaccaggtgacatggaggggggccgtgtcggaaccacgcatgctgactacgggggtcccacaaggctcagttctgggcccccttctcttctcgctctacacaacatctctgggttctgttattcgctcgcatgacttctcttaccattgttatgccgatgacatccagctggtcttgtcatttcctcccggtgacacccaagtggaggcacgcattgctgcgtgcttggctgacatctcgaagtggatggcgacacaccacctgaagctcaacctggacaaaaccgagctactgttcctcccggggaagggctgcccgcaccgagacctgtccatcaccattgatgatgccgtggtgacgccaactcggactgtgaggaatctgggtgtgaccctggacgaccaactgtcgttctcagcaaacattgcatcggtcacacgctcctgcagattcctcctctacaacatcaggaggattcgccccttcctccctgaggagacagcgcaggtgctcatccaggctctggtcatctcccgcctggactactgcaactcactacttgccggagccccggcgtcggccatcagacccctggagcttgtccagaaagctgcagcacgtctagtgttcaatcgccccaagttctctcacacaacttcccttctccgttctctatactggctccctgtaggagcatccagttacagactctggtgctagcctacagggcagtgagaggaacagctccttcctatctccaggccatgaagccctacacccccgcccgaccacttcgctctgctgcctcggggcgattggttgccccgtcgctcagaggtccctgcggccgatccacccagtcacagcttttttctgtcctggcccctcagtggtggaatgaactc
Protein-coding sequences here:
- the spcs3 gene encoding signal peptidase complex subunit 3 gives rise to the protein MNTVLSRANSLFAFSLSVMAALTFGCFVTTAFKDRRVPVDIHVSKVMLKNVDDFTGPRERSDLGFITFDLSADLQPIFDWNVKQLFLYLSAEYGSKSNSLNQVVLWDKIVLRGENTKLNLRDMKSKYFFFDDGNGLRANKNITLTLSWNVVPNAGVLPLVAGSGQVSLPFPDSYESTKSY